The Limnochorda sp. LNt genome includes a region encoding these proteins:
- the fusA gene encoding elongation factor G, with product MGTLRQPESIRNVALVGHGGAGKTTLAEAMLFLSGAISRLGSVDQGTATTDYDPEETRRKISIQAALAVLDWQGHRLDVIDTPGYFDFAGEVVGALRVVESAVVVYAAPQGVEVGSEQVWAMADRPYDAARPLPRLCFVTKMDRENASFARTFDQLREMYGTRVVALQIPMGEAERFEGFIDLVQMKAYRAGKEFASEQEGAIPGAWQEQASRWRDQLVEAVAATDDELTAKFLEEQPITPEELSRALRAAVRTGALVPVTLGCASRGIGVRRLLDLVVELLPSPVEAGAVRAEPVKGGEPVTTSPSASESLAALVFKTISDPYVGRLNLFRVYSGVLESDSTVFNPQRGREERIGQLFIPRGKESTQVDALGPGEIGAVAKLQETSTGDTLTVKDGGVVLPGIRFPEPVLTMAVAPKKRGDEDKISSGLARVAEEDPTVRVEKSAETGQLLLSGLGELQLEIVVSRLQKKFGVEVELTQPRVPYRETIRATQKAEGRYVKQTGGRGQYGVVFLEIAPLPPGQGLEFVDKIFGGAVPKQYIPAVEKGFRETCQEGVLAGYPVVDVQCTLYDGKYHPVDSSEMAFKIAASMAFKKAFMEANPVLLEPIMLVEVTVPEEQMGDIIGDLNKKRGRIIGMEAQDGMRVVKAHAPMAEMFRFAVDLRSITGGRGRFKATFDHYEEVPPPIAEQVIAAAQKERAS from the coding sequence TGGCGCTCGTGGGGCATGGCGGGGCCGGCAAGACCACGCTGGCCGAGGCCATGCTCTTCTTGAGCGGGGCCATCTCCCGCCTGGGCAGCGTCGATCAGGGGACCGCCACCACCGACTACGACCCCGAGGAGACCCGCCGCAAGATCAGCATCCAGGCCGCTCTGGCCGTCCTGGACTGGCAAGGGCACCGGCTTGACGTCATCGACACGCCGGGCTACTTCGACTTCGCCGGCGAGGTGGTGGGAGCGCTGCGCGTGGTCGAGTCGGCTGTCGTGGTCTACGCCGCGCCGCAGGGGGTGGAGGTCGGCTCCGAGCAGGTCTGGGCCATGGCCGACCGGCCGTACGACGCTGCCAGGCCCCTGCCGCGGCTCTGCTTCGTGACGAAGATGGACCGGGAGAATGCCAGCTTCGCTCGTACCTTCGACCAGCTCCGGGAGATGTACGGCACGCGGGTCGTCGCGTTGCAGATTCCCATGGGCGAGGCCGAGCGCTTCGAGGGCTTCATCGACCTGGTGCAGATGAAGGCGTACCGGGCCGGCAAGGAGTTCGCCTCGGAGCAGGAGGGGGCCATCCCCGGGGCGTGGCAGGAACAGGCCAGCCGCTGGCGCGATCAACTGGTGGAAGCGGTCGCCGCCACCGACGACGAGTTGACCGCCAAGTTCCTGGAGGAGCAGCCCATCACCCCCGAGGAGCTGAGCCGTGCGCTGCGTGCCGCCGTCCGCACGGGCGCCCTGGTACCGGTGACGCTGGGGTGCGCGTCGCGTGGCATCGGGGTGCGCCGGCTGCTGGACCTGGTGGTGGAGCTGCTGCCCTCGCCCGTCGAGGCGGGGGCCGTCAGGGCCGAGCCCGTCAAGGGCGGGGAGCCCGTCACCACCAGCCCGTCGGCCAGCGAGTCTCTGGCGGCCCTGGTCTTCAAGACCATATCGGACCCGTACGTGGGACGCCTCAATCTCTTCCGGGTCTACTCGGGCGTCCTGGAGTCCGACTCCACGGTCTTCAACCCGCAGCGGGGCAGGGAGGAGCGCATCGGGCAGCTCTTCATCCCGCGGGGCAAGGAGTCGACCCAGGTCGACGCGCTCGGGCCGGGCGAGATCGGGGCCGTCGCCAAGCTGCAGGAGACCTCGACGGGCGACACGCTCACCGTCAAGGACGGGGGCGTGGTGCTGCCGGGCATCCGCTTCCCCGAGCCGGTGCTGACCATGGCGGTGGCGCCCAAGAAGCGCGGCGACGAGGACAAGATCTCGTCGGGCCTGGCCAGGGTGGCGGAGGAAGACCCGACGGTGCGAGTGGAGAAGTCGGCCGAGACCGGGCAGCTGCTGTTGTCGGGCCTGGGCGAGCTGCAGCTCGAGATCGTCGTGAGCCGGCTGCAGAAGAAGTTCGGCGTGGAGGTGGAGCTGACCCAGCCACGGGTGCCCTACCGGGAGACCATCCGCGCCACCCAGAAGGCCGAGGGCCGCTACGTCAAGCAGACGGGCGGGCGTGGCCAGTACGGGGTCGTCTTCTTGGAGATCGCGCCGCTGCCGCCCGGGCAGGGGCTGGAGTTCGTCGACAAGATCTTCGGCGGTGCCGTACCCAAGCAGTACATCCCGGCCGTGGAGAAGGGCTTCCGCGAAACCTGCCAGGAGGGCGTCCTGGCGGGCTACCCCGTGGTGGACGTGCAGTGCACGCTCTACGACGGCAAGTACCACCCGGTCGACTCGTCGGAGATGGCCTTCAAGATCGCGGCCTCCATGGCCTTCAAGAAGGCCTTCATGGAGGCCAATCCCGTGCTGCTGGAGCCCATCATGCTGGTCGAGGTGACGGTGCCCGAGGAGCAGATGGGCGACATCATCGGCGACCTCAACAAGAAGCGCGGCCGCATCATCGGCATGGAGGCCCAGGACGGGATGCGCGTCGTCAAGGCCCACGCGCCCATGGCGGAGATGTTCCGCTTCGCGGTGGACCTGCGCTCCATCACGGGCGGGCGCGGGCGGTTCAAGGCCACCTTCGACCACTACGAGGAGGTGCCGCCGCCCATCGCCGAGCAGGTCATCGCCGCCGCCCAGAAGGAGCGGGCCTCCTGA